From one Equus asinus isolate D_3611 breed Donkey chromosome 5, EquAss-T2T_v2, whole genome shotgun sequence genomic stretch:
- the RPL11 gene encoding large ribosomal subunit protein uL5 isoform X1, translated as MPNLQDQGEKENPMRELRIRKLCLNICVGESGDRLTRAAKVLEQLTGQTPVFSKARYTVRSFGIRRNEKIAVHCTVRGAKAEEILEKGLKVREYELRKNNFSDTGNFGFGIQEHIDLGIKYDPSIGIYGLDFYVVLGRPGFSIADKKRRTGCIGAKHRISKEEAMRWFQQKYDGIILPGK; from the exons ATGCCGAACCTG CAGGATCAAGGTGAAAAGGAGAACCCCATGCGGGAGCTGCGCATCCGCAAGCTCTGCCTCAACATCTGCGTCGGGGAGAGCGGGGACAGGCTGACCCGGGCCGCCAAGGTGCTGGAGCAGCTCACTGGCCAGACCCCGGTGTTCTCCAAAG CTAGATACACCGTCAGGTCCTTCGGCATCAGGAGAAATGAGAAGATTGCCGTGCACTGCACAGTCCGTGGGGCCAAGGCAGAAGAAATCTTGGAGAAAGGTCTAAAG GTGCGAGAATACGagttaagaaaaaataacttcTCAGATACTGGAAACTTTGGTTTTGGGATTCAGGAACACATCGACCTGGGGATCAAATACGACCCAAGCATTGGTATCTACGGCCTGGACTTCTACGTG GTGCTGGGTAGGCCAGGTTTCAGCATCGCAGACAAGAAGCGCAGGACAGGCTGCATTGGGGCCAAACACAGAATCAGCAAAGAGGAGGCCATGCGCTGGTTCCAGCAGAAG tATGATGGGATCATCCTTCCTGGCAAGTAA
- the RPL11 gene encoding large ribosomal subunit protein uL5 isoform X2 produces MAQDQGEKENPMRELRIRKLCLNICVGESGDRLTRAAKVLEQLTGQTPVFSKARYTVRSFGIRRNEKIAVHCTVRGAKAEEILEKGLKVREYELRKNNFSDTGNFGFGIQEHIDLGIKYDPSIGIYGLDFYVVLGRPGFSIADKKRRTGCIGAKHRISKEEAMRWFQQKYDGIILPGK; encoded by the exons ATGGCG CAGGATCAAGGTGAAAAGGAGAACCCCATGCGGGAGCTGCGCATCCGCAAGCTCTGCCTCAACATCTGCGTCGGGGAGAGCGGGGACAGGCTGACCCGGGCCGCCAAGGTGCTGGAGCAGCTCACTGGCCAGACCCCGGTGTTCTCCAAAG CTAGATACACCGTCAGGTCCTTCGGCATCAGGAGAAATGAGAAGATTGCCGTGCACTGCACAGTCCGTGGGGCCAAGGCAGAAGAAATCTTGGAGAAAGGTCTAAAG GTGCGAGAATACGagttaagaaaaaataacttcTCAGATACTGGAAACTTTGGTTTTGGGATTCAGGAACACATCGACCTGGGGATCAAATACGACCCAAGCATTGGTATCTACGGCCTGGACTTCTACGTG GTGCTGGGTAGGCCAGGTTTCAGCATCGCAGACAAGAAGCGCAGGACAGGCTGCATTGGGGCCAAACACAGAATCAGCAAAGAGGAGGCCATGCGCTGGTTCCAGCAGAAG tATGATGGGATCATCCTTCCTGGCAAGTAA